A region from the Sorex araneus isolate mSorAra2 chromosome 6, mSorAra2.pri, whole genome shotgun sequence genome encodes:
- the NDNF gene encoding protein NDNF — translation MVALHWCLLCLLLPLSSRTQKLPTRDEELFQMQIRDKTFFHDSSVIPDGAEISSYLFRDTPKRYFFVVEEDNTPLSVTVTPCDAPLEWTLTLQELPEEGSGEGSGDPEPLEQQKQQILNEEGTELFSYKGNDVEYFISSSSPSGLYQLDLLSTEKDTHFKVYATTTPESDQPYPELPYDPRVDVTSLGRTTITLAWKPSPTASLLKQPIQYCVVINKEHNFKSLCAVEAKLSADDAFMLAPKPGLDFSPFDFAHFGFPSEHLGKERSFLSKPPQKMGRHIYPRPKVDIQKICIGNKNLFTISDLKPDTQYYFDVFMVNTNTNMSTAYVGTFARTKEEAKQKTVELKDGKVTDVFVKRKGTKFLRFAPVSSHQKVTFFIHSCLDAVQIQVRRDGKLLLSQNVEGIRHFQLRGKPKAKYLIRLKGNRKGASMLKILATTRPSKQSFPALPEDTRIKAFDKLRTCSSATIAWLGTQERNKFCIYKKEVDDNYNEDQKKREQNQCLGPDTRKKSEKVLCKYFHSQNLQKAVTTETIKGLQPGKSYLLDVYVIGHGGHSVKYQSKVVKTRKFC, via the exons ATGGTGGCCCTCCACTGGTGTCTGCTGTGCCTGCTCTTACCACTCAGCTCAAGGACCCAGAAGTTACCCACACGAGATGAGGAGCTTTTTCAGATGCAAATCCGGGACAAAACATTTTTCCATGATTCATCAGTAATTCCAGATGGAGCTGAAATTAGCAGCTATCTCTTCCGAGATACACCCAAAAG GTACTTCTTTGTGGTTGAAGAGGACAACACTCCACTGTCCGTCACTGTGACACCCTGTGATGCGCCTTTGGAGTGGACTCTGACCCTGCAGGAGCTGCCAGAGGAGGGCAGTGGCGAAGGCTCAG GAGATCCAGAGCCTCTGGAACAGCAGAAACAGCAGATCCTTAATGAGGAAGGGACAGAACTATTCTCCTACAAAGGCAACGATGTGGAATATTTCATATCTTCCAGTTCTCCATCTGGTTTGTATCAGTTAGATCTTCTCTCAACAGAGAAAGACACCCATTTCAAAGTTTACGCCACCACGACACCAGAGTCTGATCAGCCCTACCCCGAATTACCTTATGACCCACGAGTAGACGTGACCTCCCTGGGACGCACAACCATCACTTTGGCCTGGAAACCGAGTCCCACAGCCTCTTTGCTGAAACAGCCCATCCAGTACTGCGTGGTCATCAACAAAGAACATAATTTCAAAAGCCTCTGTGCAGTGGAAGCAAAACTGAGTGCAGATGATGCGTTTATGCTGGCACCCAAACCTGGTCTGGATTTCAGTCCCTTTGACTTTGCCCACTTTGGATTTCCTTCCGAACACCTGGGGAAAGAGCGTAGCTTCCTCTCAAAGCCTCCTCAAAAGATGGGACGGCACATCTACCCTAGGCCCAAGGTGGACATTCAGAAAATCTGCATAGGAAACAAGAACCTCTTCACCATCTCGGATCTGAAGCCTGACACACAATATTACTTTGATGTCTTCATGGTCAACACCAACACCAACATGAGTACTGCTTACGTGGGCACCTTTGCCAGGACCAAGGAAGAGGCAAAACAGAAGACTGTGGAGCTCAAGGATGGGAAGGTTACAGATGTCTTTGTGAAAAGGAAAGGAACCAAGTTTCTCCGGTTTGCACCAGTATCTTCTCATCAGAAAGTCACCTTCTTTATTCACTCGTGTCTGGACGCTGTCCAAATCCAGGTGAGAAGAGATGGGAAACTGCTTCTGTCTCAGAACGTGGAAGGCATTCGGCATTTTCAGCTTAGGggaaaaccaaaagcaaaatatctCATTCGACTGAAAGGAAACAGGAAAGGCGCCTCCATGTTGAAAATTCTGGCAACCACAAGGCCTAGTAAGCAGTCCTTTCCCGCACTGCCCGAAGACACACGAATCAAGGCCTTCGACAAGCTTCGCACCTGCTCCTCGGCCACCATTGcctggctgggcactcaggaaAGAAACAAGTTTTGCATCTACAAAAAGGAAGTGGATGACAATTACAACGAAgatcaaaagaaaagagaacaaaaccaATGCCTAGGACCAGATACGAGAAAGAAATCGGAAAAGGTCCTCTGTAAATATTTCCACAGTCAAAACCTGCAAAAAGCAGTGACCACAGAAACAATTAAAGGCCTTCAGCCTGGAAAATCTTACCTGCTGGATGTGTATGTCATAGGACATGGGGGGCACTCTGTGAAGTATCAGAGTAAGGTTGTGAAAACCCGAAAGTTCTGTTAA